ATATGATGAAAAGAGCCTGCAGAATATTCTGGATAACAAAACCAATTTTAAAACATTTTTTGAACAGGCACCACAAATCAATCCGAATGTTTCCCTGATTAAAGGCGTTATCTGTGGATATCGTGTAGAGGATATTGAAGATGAATTAATGAGAAATATCCGGTATCTGGATAAACTCATTGACGAACTGGCCAAGGGGAAAAGGATGGAGAAAATATTAAGAACACCCTGATAAGGTATTAAAAAACTATGATAGAAAAAGCTTATATCCATGAATACGGCAATAAAAAACTGGAACCTGAACATCAGGACGTAATCGATGTATTAGAAAAAAGAAATATCGGATACGAACTTTTCACAGATAAAAAGATTTTCAGAAATCAACTGAATATCGACCGTACCACGTTTGTTGCCGGAAATCATTTTGTTTTTTCTTCAATTTTCAAAAAAT
This region of Chryseobacterium vaccae genomic DNA includes:
- a CDS encoding DUF2200 domain-containing protein: MQNTRVYEMAFSGVYPHYIQKAEKKGRTKDEVHEIIFWLTGYDEKSLQNILDNKTNFKTFFEQAPQINPNVSLIKGVICGYRVEDIEDELMRNIRYLDKLIDELAKGKRMEKILRTP